The window CCAGTATCACAGGGGACGAGGATGACCTCTTCGGGAGTGCCGAACTGATCGCGAACGGTGAAAAGCCAGGAGCCGTCCTCGTGGACGGTTTCGACGCTCGTGAGTTCCGTGTTCGTAGTCATGTGAACCCCTCTGGAGCAGACGGCAAAAACGATTGGTGATCTGCTCTCGAGGCCGATACCCTGGTGACTGCGCTGGTCATCCTACGGCGACGAAACGTCAGCGTTAGGGTACCCGAGCGGCGAGAACGCGTATGGACGTGCCGTGTGTCCGCGTCGCGCCCAAACACGGGGAGGCTGTTCGAAGTCGCCTCGCCGACGCGGACGTCGTCGCCGACGAGTTTGACATCACCGTCGAGGAGAGGTGGCTCTATATCCCGATCCGTGACGTCGAGGAAGCCACAGACGCACTCGAGGGATCGGCTGCCGAGACCGAGGGGAAGGTCATCGCGTACGATGTCGTCGACTACGCAGCACCGCCGCGAAAGACACAGACCATGCCGGCTGACATCCTCGGCTGGGAACCCTCCTACGAACGCCTGGGCGAGACAGCCCTCCTCGAGGAGGACGACGACGAACGGGCCCGCGAGATCGCTCGCGCAATCGCCGACTCGGATCTGCCGCTCGAGACGGTGTTGAACAAGGCCTCGAAGATCAAAGGCGAGACGCGCGTCCGCGACTGGGACGTCCTCGCCGGTGAGGGGACGACTGTCGTCCACCGTGAGTACGGCTGTACGTTCGAACTCGACCTCGCCGAGGTGTACTTCTCACCGCGCCTCGCGACGGAGCGCCATCGGGTCGCCCAGCAGGTGACGACGGGCGAGCGAGCGTTCGACATGTTCGCAGGCGTCGGCCCGTTCGTGATCCCGTTCGCCAAACGTGGGGCCGAGTGTGTGGGCGTCGACGTAAACGAGACGGCGATCGAGTACCTCCGAATCAACGCCGAACGAAACGGCGTCGAGGATCGCGTGACGGCGATCTGTGCGGACGTGCGGTCGGTCGCACCCGAGTACGGCAACTGGGCCGACCGGATCGTGATGAACCTGCCGCACAGTGCCGACGAGTTCCTCGAGTCCGCGGTCACGATCGCCGGCGACGACTGCCTCGTCCACTACTACGACATCCAGCACGAGGACGATCCCTTCGGGCCAGGCGAGCGAACGATTCGGGAGGCCGCCGAACCAGCCTACGAGGTGTCCGTCGAGACCCGCCGCGTCGTCCGGTCGTACGCTCCACACGAACTCAACGTCTGTCTGGACGTCCGCCTCGAACGTTGATCACCGTCTGATCACAGTCGTTTGAAGAGCGGCCTCGAGCGCTGAGTCGCGTTGACACGGCTCTCGATAGCGGATACGATTCGCAATCCTTATGCCGGCTTTCGATCCTACGTAGAAGTGGACGCGATGATCCGCGCCAGTGTAGCTCAGCCGGCAGAGCGAATCCTTCGTAAGGATTAGGTCGAGGGTTCAAATCCCTCCACTGGCTCTTTTCTATTCCTCGTGACGAAGCGGAAGCCACGCCCTGATAGGATCTTGATTTCGTCCATCTCTGCCGCGTTGTCAGCGTTCGACACGACACGCCACGTCTGAGACAACGAGCAAAAAAGAGCCAAAAAACGTTACTGTCCGTCTTCCGTATGAGAGGTACGCATGGACGGCTCGAACCATGACGATCCGAAATCGCCCTCACGTCGCGCACTTTTGGGCGGGATGGGCGTTGGGTTCGGGATGGCTCTCGCGGGCTGTGCTACGCCTACGAGCAGGGAAATTGATGACGACGGTGATGCCAACGACCAGTCTCGAGCCGTCGATACCGAGGCGGAAGACCGGATCGACGCCCTCGAGGCGGAGCTCGCTGCGGTCACCGCGGAAAACGACGCACTCAAACAGCAGGTGTCTGATCTCGAGAACGACCTCGAACGCTCGCGGCAACGTCTCGAAGCCGCTAATCTCTGGGGATTCGATCAAGCAACGATCGAAGCGCTCCAGCAGATCGCGGACGAATGGAAAGAATCGGTCGTCGTTATAGACGCGATCACCGACGACGGTCTCTGGAGCGTCGGAACCGGCTGGGTGTACGACGATGGCGTGATCGCAACGAATGCCCACGTGGTCGAGCCGCAACGGCTGCCAGACGACCACTCGATAACCCGCTATCACGTCTGGGATTACGAGGGGAACCGATCGACAGGCGACCTGCTCGGGTACACGTACGGAGGAGACGAGATCTTCGACGACCGGGAGGACATTGGCTTTCTCGAGGTCGCTGGCTCGATCACGGCAGGGAGGCGGATGAAGTACGGGATCTCGCGAGAGCTCGGCCCGGACGAACCGCTCGTTCAGATCGGCCATCCGTACAGCCTCGAGTTCTGGACAGCCGCTGGAGGGCCCTTCATCGCCCACGAAGAACCGTTTTTCACGTCGAATATTCCGGGTCAACCGGGCGTCAGCGGCGCTCCCGTCCTCGACCTCGACGGCGACGTTATCGGAATGACCTGGGGCGGCCGATACACGCGACGACAGCATCGACAGATTGGCGACGCCCCGCAGTCGGGGGACAGAAACGTGCTTACGGCGTTCGAAAAAGCGGTAAACGGAGCCCACTCCTATATGCGCCGAATTCACACGGCAGCCGATACGCTCGTTTGAAACGGTCGAAACGAAGGGGCCTTTGGCAGTGCGGCGGTGCGGTACTGGTAATTCGGATCTGGGTTACGTGCCCGAAATAGGGTGGCGAGTGGAAACGTGATACGAATAGAACGGCGTAAAGGCACCTCGAGTCACACTCCTTGAGGACAACGTAGAGGGGTTCGACGAATTAGATTACGCTGGTAACGGCGGCGACGCTTACACAGACGCCCGGAGCGTCGTCAGATAGCTCGCCAGATCGGTCGTCGTCACGATGCCGACGACGCTGCCATCGTCGTCGGTGACGGGCATGTGGTGAATCCCCCGCTCGAGCATCGCGTCGGCCACATCGACGATCGGTTGCTGGGGCGAGGCGGTGACGACGTCGGTCGTCATGTACCGGGAGACGGTCGTCTCGGCCTTCGGGAAGCTTTCGGCGACGATGGTCACGAAGTCGGTCGTCGTCAGGATCCCCTCGAGGTGTCCGTCCTCGTCGACGACGACGAGCGAGCTAATGCCGTGCTCGAGCAGTTTTTGTCCGGCGTCTTCGACGAGCGTATCTGGCGTGACGGTCACGAGATCGGAAGTCATCAGGCGTGCGACGAAAATATCGTCCATACGTGAGGGTGATGGACGCATCGTATAAATGTTGTCGTGGCAAGTGGTAGCTATGTACGCACCGATACAGCGTATGCCCTCGTTTCCAGAGCGTCGATGTCACGCTCGTTGAATATGCCCTCCAGAACTAACCGTCTGGCCCGCTTAAATTGCGTAATGGCCGAACGAGATACCGCCGACGCGGGCGACGCCGACACCCAGCAGACGCAATCTCGAGTCGACGCGACGACGGGCTACGGCGTCGCGATGACGTTCGTCGCCGGGGTTTTGCTGGCACTCGCCTACTACGGCTGGCTCGCGATCCAGGGGCCTCGAGCTATCGGACAGGGACTTCCCGAACCGTTTTACTTGCTCGCAATCGCCCTGTTGTTCGTCATCGAACTCCTCAACAGCCGTCAGGCAGGGATCGTCGTGGCCGTCGCCCGGGGTATCGCCGTCGCCGCAGTCTATGGGGCCCTGTTCGTCCTCGCGGTCGAAGGTGGCGTGTACATTTTGAACCAGCCCGAGGTCTTCCTCGACAACTTCGTCGGCGTCACTGTCGTGGCGGTCTCGCTCGTGGTCGCTGCCCTCCTGTACGTCGCGTACCTGACCGTCCTCGACACGATGGATCGCCCCCGGGAACCGGTAGAGCGGTAGCGGTTCAATCAGGGAAACGGTAGGGTTCCAATCAGGGCAGCGGTAGCGACCCCTGCTCGAGTCCCGACTATTCCGATCGGACACAGGTTTAAGTACCATACAGTCACTACACCGTGACAGACCACCATGCCGCCAGACGGGCCGCCGGCCCTCGAGGGAACGCTCGTCGCCTGTTCCCACCCCCGAAGCGACCTCCACGCGTGTATCACCGACGAGTACGCCGACCTGGTCGACCGCGTCGGCGCAAAGAACGTCCTCGTCCTCCAACGCCATCCGTCGGGACTCGAGCGACTCGAACGGACGCTGGTCGAAGCCGATACGATCCACACGCCCCGACTCGAGGCCCTGCCCGAACACGCCTCAAAGGTACTCGAGGAGTACGATCCGACGCTCGAACGCCTCGAGTACGAAGAGCGGATCGAACTCATCTCGCTCGTCATCGCCGGAGCGAGTCGCGACGTCCCGCCGTACCTCGAGCGTGCCAGCGACCACGATGGGTTCGCCCGTGACGTGGGTCGTCTCCTGCTCGAGGCGACCCGGCAACGAATCGATTCGACGACCATCGATCCAGACACCCATTCTTGTCTCGCCTACCTCTACGCGATGAACGATCGGTTTCACGACGAACTCGAGGCACGGGGGTTCATCGAGCGGGCGAGCGTGATTCCCCGGGTCGTCGATTTGCTCGAGGCGGACGCCGACGGCCTCCGAGAGCGCGTCACCGCATCGTTCGACGCCGTTCTCGCAGTGCAGTTCGAGGAGTTTCGCCGGCTGGATCGACACTATCTGGCGGCGCTGACCGCCGACGCCGACCTCGTCTGTGTCGGGCAACGGCACGCGAGCGTCGAACGTACCCGCGTCGAACCAGGCTCGCTCGAGTCGATTGCGACCGGGGTCGGTCTCGAGTGCCGTCCCCCAGCACGCGAGACGGGACCGGAGACGCCCCACCGAACGATTACAGAGCTCCTGGCAACCGGCTCACCCCCAGTGGACGAGCAGGATCCGTCTGGCACCGCCTACCGAATCCGGGCCGAAACCGCCCGCGACCAGGCCACACAGGTCGCCCGCGAGATCGAGTCACTGTGTGTTCGGGAGGGCTGGTCGTACGACGAGGTCGCCGTCGCCGTGCCGCGAGCGGAGCGGATCCCGCCCACCCGACGGTGGCTACGTGACGCCGGGGTGCCGACGGCGACCGTCGGCACACCGTCGCTGGCGGACGATCCGGCCGTCAGCGAACTGTACGCGGTCATCGAAGCCCAGTGTACGCTCGATCGGGGCCGCTCCACGGCCGACCTCGAGGAGGTCGTCGTCGATCGACTGGCCGCTCGCGTTCCCGACTTCTCGCCGACCACGCTCGAAACCTGCCGAGACCGGTCGGTGACGACGACCCTCGAGCGCTGGCTCGAGGTGACGAACCTCAAAGGCCGCATCGCACGCGACGAGCCCTGGGTCGACGCTCGCGAACAGTTCGAGAGCGTTCGCCGCGTCCTCGAGATTGCCCGTTTCGTCGAGCAGACCGACCTCGTTGCCCCCGACTGGCAGGGCCTCCGCCGGATGCTCCAGCGGACGATCGAGTACGACGCGCCTCACGTCCACACCATCGAGACCGCCACGACCGGTGGCGGAGTGTCCGTCTGTCCGATCGACGACCTCGCCACCGACACGCGGGAGGCCGTGTTCGTGCTCGATCTGACCGACGACAACTATCCGGGGACGCAGTTTCTGACCCCGTTGTTTCCTCAGGCGTGGCTGCGGTCGATGCCGGCGTTTCCCGCCGTGACGAATCCGACACCGGTGGAACTCGAGGAGACGTTCGCCACGGTCAGGGCGGACGAAGCGGTGGCCGATCCCTTCGAGCGCTACCACGCCGAACGATCGCGTCGGAAACTCGCGCTGGCTTCGCGGGCCGCACGGTGCCACCTCTGTCTCTGCTCGTACGAGCGCGAAACCGACGGATTACGCCGAACGCATGAGGAATCCCGGTTCGTTCGCGAACTCGACGCCTCGCCAGTCGTCGAACTGGAAGACGTCGATCCCCCCGATACTCGCGGGCGGATCCACGGCCGCCAGCGCACGCTCGAGGCGATTCTGGGGACGCCCTGGAACGACCTCGAGACCCTCCGGCGACGGACATCGATCGGTGAAGTGGCGTCGCTCTCAGATAGCGAGGAGTGGATGCAGGAGATCGCGCTCGCACTCGAGACTGTCGGGGGTGACAGGGATGCTGGTGGTTGGGCCGAGGATGCTGCAGGTGACGATGACGGAACCGTCGAAGGTGGCAATGACAGGGTTGCTGGCGGGTGCGTCGACGAGGAACTCCGACAGGCCATCGAGACGCAGTTCGAATTTGCCGCGGGGGAAGTTCGTCGATGACCGCCGAACCCGACCCGGATGCGGACACGGGCGACGAGAGCGGCTCGAGTGACTCGAGTGACCGCCACAACGTCCCCATCGAGGGGATCCAGACGTACCTCTCCTGCCCACGCCAGTACGAGTACGAGCACGTCTATCGGCTCACAGCCGACGACGAGAGCCC of the Natronosalvus vescus genome contains:
- a CDS encoding class I SAM-dependent methyltransferase, giving the protein MDVPCVRVAPKHGEAVRSRLADADVVADEFDITVEERWLYIPIRDVEEATDALEGSAAETEGKVIAYDVVDYAAPPRKTQTMPADILGWEPSYERLGETALLEEDDDERAREIARAIADSDLPLETVLNKASKIKGETRVRDWDVLAGEGTTVVHREYGCTFELDLAEVYFSPRLATERHRVAQQVTTGERAFDMFAGVGPFVIPFAKRGAECVGVDVNETAIEYLRINAERNGVEDRVTAICADVRSVAPEYGNWADRIVMNLPHSADEFLESAVTIAGDDCLVHYYDIQHEDDPFGPGERTIREAAEPAYEVSVETRRVVRSYAPHELNVCLDVRLER
- a CDS encoding trypsin-like peptidase domain-containing protein, whose translation is MDGSNHDDPKSPSRRALLGGMGVGFGMALAGCATPTSREIDDDGDANDQSRAVDTEAEDRIDALEAELAAVTAENDALKQQVSDLENDLERSRQRLEAANLWGFDQATIEALQQIADEWKESVVVIDAITDDGLWSVGTGWVYDDGVIATNAHVVEPQRLPDDHSITRYHVWDYEGNRSTGDLLGYTYGGDEIFDDREDIGFLEVAGSITAGRRMKYGISRELGPDEPLVQIGHPYSLEFWTAAGGPFIAHEEPFFTSNIPGQPGVSGAPVLDLDGDVIGMTWGGRYTRRQHRQIGDAPQSGDRNVLTAFEKAVNGAHSYMRRIHTAADTLV
- a CDS encoding CBS domain-containing protein, with the translated sequence MDDIFVARLMTSDLVTVTPDTLVEDAGQKLLEHGISSLVVVDEDGHLEGILTTTDFVTIVAESFPKAETTVSRYMTTDVVTASPQQPIVDVADAMLERGIHHMPVTDDDGSVVGIVTTTDLASYLTTLRASV